In Acidobacteriota bacterium, the sequence GCCCCTTCATCGCCAGGCAGTGCTACACCGGCCGACGCGAGCTCGGCGCCTACGCCGCGCGCTGCGACCTGGCGCTCGGAGACTCGGAATTCAACCGGGTCGAGCTCGACGCGCTCGGATTTCCCCGCACCGGCGTTCTGCCGGTCGTGCCGGACTTCTCCCACCTGGACGTCACGCCGCACCCGTGGCTGGCGCGGCAGTTCGACGACGATTCGACGAACATCCTCTTCGTGGGCCGGATCATCCCGAACAAGCGGATCGACGACGTCATTCGCTTCTTCCACGCGTACCGCAGCCGGTACAACCCGGCGTCGCGGCTCCTGCTCGTGGGCTCCCACACGCTGTTCGACGACTACCGGGCCTCGATCGCCCATCTCATCCGGCGCCTCGGCATCCCGAACGTGCACCTGGTCGGTCACGTGACGAACGAAGAGCTGACCGCGCTCTACGACGTCGCCGACCTCTTCCTCTCGGCAAGCGAGCACGAGGGATTCTGCGTCCCGTTGATCGAGGCGTTCCACAAGCGGATCCCGGTGATTGCCTTCGCGGCGGCGGCGGTTCCCGCGACTATGGACGGCGGAGGCATCCTCTACGAGCACAAGGATCCCAGGCACGTGGCCGCGCTGATCAACGCCGTGCTCACCGACCCGACCCTGGAAGACGAAGTCCTCGCGTCGCAGGACGAGGCGCTCGACCGGCTGCGCGCACGGGATTTCGCCGGCACGCTGCTCGGGTTCGTCGAGCGCGTTCGCGCGGCGCCGCGCCTGCCGCCGTGCCGCGTGGCCCCGGATTTCTGGAAGCAGCTCGATCTCTACGAGCGCCTCGAAGAGCTGAAGATCTTCCGGCCATCGGTGTTCCGGGCGCTTCCCGAGTCGCGCGGCGGCCTGAAGTCGCCGCGCGTCGTGTCCCTGGACTCGACGGGATGACGGGGAGGCGGCGTTGGTGATCAACCAATGGATACCGGCGGCGCACCGCGGAGACGCGGTCGGCGACAGCGCGCGCGGCGTCCGCGATCTGCTGCGGCGCAAGGGCCACGAAGCGAACATCTTCGCCCTGTCGATCGACGCCGATCTCGGCGACGAAATCCGCCCCTTCACCGATCCGGCGGCCGGTCGCGGCGACATCACGGTGCTGCACTTCGCCGTGCCCTCGCCGATGACCGAGGCGCTGACCACGCTGCGGGGACGGCGGGTGCTCCAGTACCACAACATCACGCCGGCGCATTTCTTCGCGCGGTACGACGCGGACATCTTCGGTATCGCCGCCCGCGGCCGGACCGAGCTGCAGACGCTGCCGGGCCGTATCGATCTGGCGCTCGGCGATTCCGAGTACAACCGCCGCGAGCTGGCGGCCCTGGGATTCTCCAGGACCGGCGTGATGCCGATACTGGTCGACACCGAGCGGCTCACGAGCGCCCCGCGCCTGCCCGCCCTGGAGAGCACGCTCGACGACGGTCCGACCAACATCCTGTTCGTCGGGCGCATCGCCCCCAACAAGAAGCTCGAAGACCACATCAGGCTCGCCGAGCACTACAAACGCTACGTCGACTCCGACTATCGTTTCATCTTCGTCGGCCGGACGAACGCGGTGCCG encodes:
- a CDS encoding glycosyltransferase; translation: MTGQGVAVHQVLATLGYGDAIGNEALGIQRVLQDAGYRSRIYVETADPRLEDRTEDYRCLVDDSHADNILIHHFSIGSRASRVAFALPDRMILVYHNITPAHYFLDARPFIARQCYTGRRELGAYAARCDLALGDSEFNRVELDALGFPRTGVLPVVPDFSHLDVTPHPWLARQFDDDSTNILFVGRIIPNKRIDDVIRFFHAYRSRYNPASRLLLVGSHTLFDDYRASIAHLIRRLGIPNVHLVGHVTNEELTALYDVADLFLSASEHEGFCVPLIEAFHKRIPVIAFAAAAVPATMDGGGILYEHKDPRHVAALINAVLTDPTLEDEVLASQDEALDRLRARDFAGTLLGFVERVRAAPRLPPCRVAPDFWKQLDLYERLEELKIFRPSVFRALPESRGGLKSPRVVSLDSTG
- a CDS encoding glycosyltransferase, whose protein sequence is MINQWIPAAHRGDAVGDSARGVRDLLRRKGHEANIFALSIDADLGDEIRPFTDPAAGRGDITVLHFAVPSPMTEALTTLRGRRVLQYHNITPAHFFARYDADIFGIAARGRTELQTLPGRIDLALGDSEYNRRELAALGFSRTGVMPILVDTERLTSAPRLPALESTLDDGPTNILFVGRIAPNKKLEDHIRLAEHYKRYVDSDYRFIFVGRTNAVPRYHSTLLALLAEYHMPPGRFVFTGQVPDVELAAYYRTASAYVSLSEHEGFCVPLVEAMATGVPILAFGAAAVPETLGGAGICFTPKDLERAAELLGLLVYDDELRSSVIAGQRQRLADFSTARTARALDRMIESLSA